The following proteins are encoded in a genomic region of Desulfosporosinus youngiae DSM 17734:
- a CDS encoding bifunctional glycogen debranching protein GlgX/4-alpha-glucanotransferase, producing the protein MKFEAYHNSHDVFYRNPFGAVNCGQRIIFRLSTVSSEPIEACLLRLWETDHETTSLMQKTVGKRSYDSASKKMPGEESGQDESYEVEYQVPGIPGLIWYYFIIKAGSQTYYYGNNSHRLGGEGCLWEQEPPAYQITVHKPTAVPEWYKRGVIYQVFVDRFFNPLHNRFSCCPKKNALLHANWSDQPVYIKDEQGRVTDWDFFGGTLQGIMEKLPYFQELGISILYFNPIFEAASNHKYDTANYLKIDPMYGDDLVFADLISTAKQYGISIILDGVFSHTGSDSIYFNKYGSYPGAGAYQSADSPYYTWYKFKGNREEYESWWGVDDLPEVNEMDSSYRQFIYGPENSVIQKWQSLGVAGWRLDVADELPDEFIQELRQRIKSLNPDAVLIGEVWEDASNKISYDKPRRYLLGDELDGTMNYPFRDSFLRFILGRSDAGDLHNEVMSLFENYPRENFYAAMNLMGSHDTIRILTLLGEAPPEQSLTKSQQRTFRLSAAARKLAVQRLKLLSLVQMIFPGVPSIYYGDEAGVEGYADPYNRGTYPWGREDKEILAWYRRLVRMHAEFEVLQTGDFSSLSLEADVYGFRRVGDDEEICVLINRHGEEAKTVDLKERLKLESSSFVIDLINGEKLFTETLSALSVNALSGRALLIKKNRPPALQLQPSCGVLLHISSLPSAWGLGDLGQEAYDFVDFLAESGHSIWQVLPLNPAGAGDCPYQSESVLAGNPLFISLDHLIYEGLLDLTETRAKYDQLIRIGLRESLLKEGFKELKRDLLYEAYQLFGEQIKSDNRSFKDSDYLSQENYAKFKKKHKKWLEDYALFRALKDHFGDAPWFAWDTEIALRKPEALAKYSYLLREEVGFAEFLQYTFFYQWDKLKIYAMSKGIKMMGDLPHFVAADSCDVWVNRNLFKLDERGRAAQIAGVPPDYFSKTGQLWGNPVYNWDAHAATEYAWWKMRLEFGLEQFEYIRLDHFRGFEAFWAVDANEKTAEKGRWIKGPGKRFFESILAAFGKCPFIVEDLGVITTEVNTLKEMFGFPGIKVHQFTPLKEVAKTETNFVYYTGTHDNNTLLGWYKKKDSSGEDSPDSTSLQNGRIDQQDILLQACRESIEEVYLSQAVWVILPMQDILGLGEEARMNVPGTIHGNWKWQLDKDYNSDELKGWLRTLAEKAKRLEGGSRRG; encoded by the coding sequence ATGAAATTTGAAGCGTATCATAATTCTCACGATGTGTTTTACCGTAACCCGTTTGGTGCCGTTAACTGCGGACAGCGAATCATTTTCCGCTTAAGCACTGTTTCTTCGGAGCCTATCGAAGCCTGCCTTCTTCGCTTATGGGAAACAGACCATGAAACAACGAGTCTTATGCAAAAAACTGTCGGGAAGAGGAGTTATGATTCTGCTTCCAAGAAGATGCCAGGTGAAGAATCCGGGCAGGATGAATCCTATGAGGTCGAATATCAAGTGCCCGGCATCCCGGGACTAATCTGGTATTACTTTATAATTAAGGCAGGATCTCAAACTTATTATTATGGGAATAATTCCCATAGACTGGGCGGTGAAGGCTGTCTCTGGGAACAAGAGCCGCCGGCCTATCAAATTACAGTTCATAAACCGACGGCAGTCCCTGAGTGGTATAAGCGAGGGGTAATCTATCAAGTTTTTGTCGATCGGTTTTTCAATCCTCTTCATAACAGGTTCAGCTGCTGCCCAAAGAAAAACGCTCTGCTGCATGCCAATTGGTCAGATCAGCCGGTCTATATTAAGGACGAGCAGGGCAGAGTAACTGATTGGGACTTTTTTGGCGGCACCCTGCAGGGGATTATGGAAAAGCTGCCCTACTTTCAAGAATTAGGGATCAGCATTCTTTACTTTAATCCTATTTTTGAAGCCGCCAGCAATCATAAATATGACACAGCCAATTATCTCAAAATCGATCCCATGTATGGAGATGATTTAGTCTTCGCAGACTTGATCAGCACAGCCAAACAATATGGAATTTCAATTATTCTCGATGGGGTGTTCAGCCATACAGGCAGTGACAGTATCTATTTCAACAAATATGGCAGCTATCCGGGAGCCGGAGCCTATCAATCCGCGGATTCCCCCTATTATACTTGGTACAAATTCAAAGGGAACCGCGAAGAGTATGAATCCTGGTGGGGGGTTGATGACCTGCCGGAAGTGAATGAAATGGACTCTTCCTACAGACAATTTATCTATGGTCCGGAAAACAGTGTTATTCAAAAGTGGCAAAGCCTGGGGGTCGCCGGGTGGAGGTTAGATGTCGCGGATGAACTTCCCGATGAATTTATTCAGGAGCTTCGGCAAAGGATTAAAAGCCTTAACCCTGATGCAGTGCTGATCGGGGAAGTGTGGGAAGATGCTTCAAACAAAATCAGCTATGATAAGCCCCGCCGGTATTTGCTGGGGGATGAACTGGATGGGACGATGAACTATCCTTTCCGGGACAGCTTCCTGCGTTTTATTCTCGGTCGGAGTGATGCCGGAGATCTTCATAATGAAGTGATGAGCTTGTTCGAGAATTATCCCCGGGAAAATTTCTATGCCGCCATGAATTTGATGGGCAGCCATGATACAATACGGATTTTGACCCTTTTAGGAGAGGCTCCGCCGGAACAGAGTCTGACAAAGTCACAGCAGAGGACTTTTCGGCTTTCAGCCGCCGCGCGGAAGTTAGCTGTACAGAGGCTGAAACTCTTAAGCTTAGTCCAAATGATCTTTCCCGGAGTCCCCAGTATATATTATGGAGATGAAGCAGGGGTAGAAGGTTATGCCGACCCTTACAACCGCGGGACTTATCCATGGGGCAGGGAAGATAAAGAAATCCTGGCCTGGTATCGACGATTAGTGCGCATGCATGCTGAATTTGAGGTGCTTCAAACCGGTGATTTTAGCTCACTGTCTTTGGAAGCAGATGTTTACGGTTTTAGGCGGGTTGGGGATGATGAAGAAATCTGTGTTCTTATTAATCGTCATGGAGAGGAAGCAAAAACGGTTGATCTTAAGGAAAGACTTAAACTCGAGTCCTCGTCGTTTGTTATTGACTTAATCAATGGCGAAAAGCTCTTTACAGAAACCCTTAGTGCTTTATCCGTCAATGCTTTAAGCGGAAGAGCACTTCTTATTAAAAAGAATCGGCCTCCCGCTTTGCAGCTTCAGCCTTCGTGCGGAGTTTTACTGCATATAAGTTCCTTGCCTTCTGCTTGGGGGCTGGGAGATTTAGGACAGGAAGCCTATGACTTTGTGGATTTTTTAGCAGAATCAGGGCATTCAATCTGGCAGGTTTTACCGCTCAATCCTGCGGGAGCAGGAGATTGTCCTTATCAAAGCGAGTCAGTGTTGGCAGGAAACCCGCTGTTTATCAGTCTTGATCATTTGATCTATGAGGGTCTCCTGGATCTGACGGAGACTCGGGCTAAATACGACCAGTTAATCAGGATTGGACTTAGGGAAAGTTTATTAAAGGAAGGGTTTAAAGAATTAAAGCGGGATTTGCTTTACGAGGCTTATCAATTGTTTGGGGAGCAGATTAAATCAGATAACCGATCATTTAAAGACTCTGACTACTTATCTCAGGAAAACTACGCGAAGTTTAAAAAGAAACATAAGAAGTGGCTTGAGGATTATGCCCTCTTTCGTGCCCTCAAAGATCACTTCGGTGATGCTCCTTGGTTTGCATGGGACACGGAGATTGCTTTGCGTAAGCCGGAGGCCTTAGCTAAGTATTCTTACCTGCTCCGTGAAGAGGTCGGTTTTGCAGAGTTTTTACAGTATACGTTCTTTTATCAGTGGGATAAGCTTAAAATTTACGCTATGAGTAAGGGAATTAAAATGATGGGGGATTTACCTCATTTTGTGGCTGCCGACAGCTGCGATGTTTGGGTTAACCGCAATTTGTTTAAACTTGATGAGCGGGGGAGAGCGGCTCAAATAGCAGGGGTGCCTCCCGACTATTTCAGTAAGACAGGACAATTATGGGGGAATCCGGTTTATAATTGGGATGCTCATGCAGCAACGGAGTATGCTTGGTGGAAAATGCGCCTGGAGTTCGGTCTGGAACAGTTTGAATACATTCGCCTGGACCATTTTCGTGGCTTTGAAGCCTTTTGGGCGGTGGATGCCAATGAAAAGACAGCAGAAAAGGGACGCTGGATTAAAGGACCAGGGAAACGTTTTTTTGAAAGTATCCTGGCCGCGTTTGGGAAATGTCCTTTTATTGTTGAAGACTTGGGAGTGATAACAACCGAGGTCAATACTTTAAAAGAGATGTTTGGCTTTCCGGGAATTAAGGTGCATCAATTTACGCCTCTAAAAGAAGTAGCAAAAACGGAGACTAATTTTGTTTACTATACGGGTACCCACGATAATAATACATTGTTAGGCTGGTACAAGAAGAAGGATTCATCCGGAGAAGACAGCCCGGACAGCACTTCTTTGCAGAATGGAAGGATCGATCAACAAGATATCTTGCTGCAAGCCTGCAGAGAGTCTATCGAGGAAGTCTATTTAAGCCAGGCGGTGTGGGTTATCTTGCCCATGCAGGATATTTTGGGGCTGGGTGAGGAAGCTCGTATGAATGTCCCGGGAACAATCCACGGTAATTGGAAGTGGCAGCTGGATAAGGATTATAACAGTGATGAACTCAAGGGCTGGCTCCGTACTTTGGCGGAAAAAGCCAAGAGATTAGAGGGAGGAAGCAGAAGAGGATAG
- a CDS encoding DUF502 domain-containing protein, with product MKHFIGIFLKGLLVLAPIVLTFYILYKMFSVMDGLFKGVLESAGLYFPGLGVIVTLAAIFLVGLLASNWLTNRVLDYLDKVLIKVPLLGNIYGIIKDTVNSFSANKKGFSRLVMVHMSNELKLLGFLTNDEESAFIPKDYVAVYLMQSMQWAGNLIVVPKDQVQLLEVSSEEALKFIASAGLLSKKAGID from the coding sequence TTGAAACATTTTATCGGAATCTTTCTAAAGGGTCTGCTTGTCTTAGCTCCGATCGTACTTACCTTCTATATTCTCTATAAAATGTTCTCAGTCATGGATGGGTTATTTAAGGGAGTGCTGGAGAGTGCCGGATTATATTTTCCCGGACTTGGAGTGATCGTAACACTTGCTGCAATATTTCTGGTGGGTTTATTAGCCTCGAACTGGCTTACAAATCGGGTGTTAGATTACTTGGACAAAGTTCTGATTAAAGTTCCCCTGCTGGGCAATATCTATGGAATTATTAAAGACACTGTGAACTCCTTCTCAGCAAATAAAAAAGGCTTTTCCCGGTTAGTCATGGTTCATATGTCTAATGAACTTAAGCTTTTGGGATTCCTTACCAATGATGAAGAAAGCGCTTTTATTCCTAAAGACTATGTAGCGGTCTACTTAATGCAGTCAATGCAATGGGCCGGGAACCTGATTGTTGTACCCAAGGATCAAGTCCAGCTTCTCGAAGTCTCCTCCGAAGAAGCCTTGAAGTTTATCGCTTCGGCAGGACTTTTAAGCAAGAAAGCGGGTATAGACTAA
- a CDS encoding DUF1540 domain-containing protein has product MSKQVTKMSQPNSGIKCLVNTCHYYGSGDHCHAEKIEVQSPNASTSEMTDCATFLPE; this is encoded by the coding sequence ATGTCAAAGCAAGTTACTAAAATGTCTCAGCCAAACAGCGGGATCAAATGTCTAGTTAATACTTGCCATTATTACGGTTCAGGAGATCACTGTCATGCTGAGAAAATCGAAGTGCAGTCTCCTAATGCAAGTACCAGCGAAATGACAGACTGTGCAACCTTCCTTCCAGAATAA
- a CDS encoding YkvA family protein, which yields MDLDILNNKRLKPYQEKAKEYMNDKKKSLNLLNNALRKADAKRSLLGEAWEKFQLLFGVFKDWINGSYTEMPARSLLMIVLGIIYFVSPIDGVFDYIPFAGLVDDAAVAGFVISQISVDLERYKLWKVESEKGLDEQEVGAPP from the coding sequence ATGGATTTAGATATCCTCAATAATAAACGCTTAAAACCTTATCAAGAGAAAGCCAAAGAGTATATGAACGATAAGAAAAAATCCTTAAATCTTCTCAATAATGCTTTGCGAAAGGCTGACGCCAAGCGAAGTTTGCTGGGCGAGGCATGGGAGAAATTTCAGCTTTTATTCGGAGTATTTAAAGACTGGATTAATGGCAGCTATACGGAAATGCCTGCCCGCTCGCTGCTTATGATTGTTCTGGGCATCATCTACTTTGTGTCCCCCATAGATGGGGTGTTCGATTATATTCCCTTTGCGGGGTTAGTCGATGACGCGGCAGTGGCCGGCTTTGTTATATCCCAAATAAGTGTTGATCTTGAACGATATAAGCTCTGGAAAGTCGAATCTGAAAAAGGATTGGATGAACAAGAAGTAGGAGCCCCGCCTTGA
- a CDS encoding ECF transporter S component, with protein sequence MNNLGTKYQESKLSPWNVKRLSIIAIFIALSAVGALIKIPSPVGTIGMDSAPGFFSALAFGGLTGAIIIASGHLLTAAVAGFPMTIPIHLYVAVQMALWAIVYRWVNEKLGLIPAVIVGIILNGVVSSFAMLPFMGMGGVMGLMPFLIVGAALNVIISAVAYKAIKGSRLI encoded by the coding sequence ATGAATAATTTAGGAACTAAATATCAGGAATCAAAACTCTCTCCTTGGAATGTCAAACGGTTGTCGATTATAGCTATTTTTATTGCCCTAAGTGCTGTAGGAGCACTTATAAAGATCCCAAGTCCCGTTGGAACCATTGGTATGGACTCGGCACCTGGATTTTTCAGTGCCCTGGCCTTTGGCGGGCTAACGGGAGCCATCATCATAGCTTCCGGGCATTTGCTGACAGCAGCAGTTGCCGGATTTCCCATGACCATTCCGATTCATCTTTATGTTGCTGTACAAATGGCTTTGTGGGCTATAGTTTATCGCTGGGTGAATGAGAAACTCGGCTTGATTCCTGCTGTTATCGTCGGAATTATTCTTAATGGGGTTGTCTCATCCTTTGCCATGCTGCCGTTCATGGGCATGGGAGGGGTAATGGGACTGATGCCTTTTCTCATTGTCGGAGCAGCTCTAAACGTAATTATTTCTGCAGTAGCCTACAAAGCAATTAAGGGTAGCCGGCTCATTTAA
- a CDS encoding ABC transporter ATP-binding protein, which translates to MKTLETINVIKRSENAIELHNISYRYPNSAEASLKNISLTVEKGKFILLMGSTGAGKTTLSLCLNGLIPQLLEGELTGQVSVAEKNVGKTAVQSLSKVLGLVLQDPEAQIIGRTVEEDTAFGPRNFLVPFDEIKHKVNQTLEKVRLKGYNQRLTEELSGGEKQRLAIAGVLVMEPEILVLDEPTSELDPTGRAEIYEMLDDLRKKKDLTILLVEHFCEELIHKADEVVVLKQGEIAWRGLPTELFRNIPLMHQWGIKPLPVSQIGWYFYEKGWIAFDEIPLDIPSAEDLIRALFPKYGQGHRPGPEPRQGQGEGYLLNRELSLPGKVSSVKVNDLIYHYNSGQPALRGINLTIEPGEFVALIGQNGAGKTTLAKHFNGLLKPTQGEVIVEGMNTLQYDTSDLSKTIGFVFQNPDHQIFSATVEKELEFGLKNAGFKGQEIKERVDQVLRYTGLERYRSVHPFSLGKGERQMIAVASILVLKPKLLIIDEPTTGSDWAGVRSMMALIRKLHSAGTTIIMISHDMDLVAQYAKRVIVINDGRILLDSTPQDVFAKEQILRDSAIIPPQLCRLSSRLKDILGNEIFVESRDFTAMFERLEKIGC; encoded by the coding sequence TTGAAGACCTTGGAAACCATCAACGTCATAAAACGCTCTGAAAATGCCATCGAACTCCATAATATCTCCTACCGTTATCCCAACTCAGCGGAAGCAAGCTTAAAAAACATCAGCCTAACTGTGGAAAAGGGCAAGTTTATTCTCTTAATGGGGTCTACAGGAGCGGGGAAGACAACCTTGAGCTTATGCCTAAACGGCTTGATTCCACAGCTTCTGGAGGGGGAATTAACAGGACAGGTGAGCGTAGCTGAAAAGAATGTCGGGAAAACAGCGGTACAGTCCTTGTCCAAGGTTCTTGGGCTTGTCTTACAGGACCCGGAGGCCCAAATTATTGGCCGGACGGTTGAGGAGGATACTGCTTTTGGTCCCCGCAATTTCCTGGTTCCTTTCGACGAGATTAAACATAAGGTCAATCAGACCTTAGAGAAGGTTCGTCTCAAAGGGTACAATCAACGCTTAACGGAGGAACTCTCAGGAGGAGAAAAACAACGCTTGGCGATTGCGGGTGTCCTGGTGATGGAACCTGAAATCTTAGTGCTGGACGAACCGACTTCAGAGCTTGATCCGACCGGACGAGCAGAAATCTATGAAATGCTGGATGATTTGCGAAAGAAAAAGGACTTAACCATTCTGTTAGTCGAGCACTTCTGTGAAGAACTGATTCATAAGGCGGATGAGGTTGTTGTACTTAAGCAAGGGGAAATCGCCTGGAGGGGGCTTCCAACTGAACTTTTCCGCAATATTCCCCTCATGCATCAGTGGGGAATAAAACCGCTGCCGGTCAGTCAGATCGGATGGTATTTCTACGAAAAGGGCTGGATTGCCTTTGATGAAATCCCTTTAGATATCCCGTCTGCGGAAGACTTGATCAGAGCGCTGTTTCCCAAATATGGACAGGGACACCGGCCCGGGCCTGAGCCAAGACAAGGACAGGGTGAGGGATACCTTCTAAACCGGGAGCTGTCCCTGCCTGGGAAAGTAAGCTCAGTTAAAGTCAATGATCTGATTTACCACTACAACTCCGGACAGCCCGCCTTGCGGGGAATTAATCTGACGATTGAACCGGGTGAGTTCGTGGCTTTAATCGGCCAAAACGGTGCTGGAAAAACAACCTTAGCGAAGCATTTTAATGGACTTTTAAAACCAACCCAGGGAGAGGTTATTGTTGAAGGCATGAATACCTTACAGTATGATACGTCTGATTTGTCAAAAACCATCGGATTCGTTTTTCAAAATCCGGATCATCAAATATTCTCCGCTACGGTTGAGAAAGAATTAGAGTTCGGCCTTAAAAATGCGGGCTTCAAAGGCCAGGAAATCAAAGAACGAGTCGATCAGGTTCTTCGCTATACTGGGTTGGAAAGGTACCGGAGTGTTCACCCCTTTAGTTTGGGGAAAGGAGAACGGCAAATGATTGCCGTAGCCTCAATTCTTGTCCTAAAGCCTAAACTATTGATCATTGACGAACCGACCACCGGCTCAGACTGGGCAGGAGTCCGGTCGATGATGGCTTTGATTCGTAAACTCCACAGTGCAGGGACGACAATTATAATGATTAGCCATGATATGGACCTGGTTGCCCAATATGCTAAGAGGGTTATTGTCATAAACGATGGCAGGATTTTGTTAGACAGCACCCCTCAAGATGTTTTTGCTAAAGAACAAATTCTCCGTGACTCTGCCATTATTCCGCCGCAGCTCTGCAGGCTTTCCTCGCGATTGAAAGACATTTTAGGAAATGAAATTTTTGTCGAATCAAGGGATTTTACGGCGATGTTCGAAAGACTGGAGAAGATAGGATGTTAG
- a CDS encoding energy-coupling factor transporter transmembrane component T family protein: MLEYLPGDTLIHRLDVRTKMLGFLGLIISSFLFQDPKYQLLILFSTGLLACWIKIPLQKIGRMLLPLLPIILSIILITGFTFAPERFDRTSSQAILFYALPGDRLGATLGGFLMGTTFILRLLGMMIASSVLTLTTSMDDFTEFFHKMRVPVEVSMMLTMAIRFIPTLDKKRRLILEAQKARGTKFNEKGIAGSIRSYLTIMIPLFINSIMMANSLSMAMLNRGYGLTRTWTSMGEIKFASRDYRAITFIVLLLMLAVFVRFGLHLGVL; encoded by the coding sequence ATGTTAGAGTATTTGCCGGGGGATACCCTGATCCACCGCTTAGATGTACGCACTAAGATGCTGGGTTTCTTAGGGCTTATAATTAGTTCATTTCTTTTTCAAGATCCAAAGTATCAGCTCTTAATCCTTTTCTCTACAGGACTGCTGGCCTGCTGGATAAAAATTCCCCTGCAAAAGATCGGGAGAATGCTGCTTCCTTTGCTTCCTATCATCCTATCGATTATTCTAATCACAGGATTTACCTTTGCGCCTGAACGCTTTGATCGGACTTCCAGCCAGGCGATCCTCTTTTATGCTCTGCCGGGAGACCGATTAGGAGCAACCTTAGGGGGATTCCTGATGGGCACTACCTTTATCCTTCGTCTTTTGGGTATGATGATTGCTTCCTCGGTGTTGACGTTGACCACGTCTATGGATGATTTTACTGAATTTTTTCATAAAATGAGAGTTCCTGTTGAGGTTTCCATGATGCTGACGATGGCTATACGATTTATTCCGACCCTGGATAAAAAACGCCGGCTGATCTTAGAAGCACAAAAGGCGCGTGGTACTAAATTCAACGAAAAGGGGATCGCCGGTTCTATCCGATCCTACCTTACGATTATGATTCCTTTGTTTATCAATTCAATTATGATGGCTAATTCATTATCCATGGCAATGCTGAATCGGGGGTATGGCTTGACACGAACTTGGACATCTATGGGCGAAATTAAGTTTGCCTCGAGGGATTACCGGGCGATTACGTTCATAGTTTTGTTATTGATGCTGGCGGTTTTTGTCCGATTCGGACTGCATTTGGGAGTATTATAA
- a CDS encoding YidC/Oxa1 family membrane protein insertase, whose protein sequence is MHIFSSTFSSILSFLINFTNDWFFAIALLTIGIKIFLFPFSLKQQRAQLLTSNFNKAKSILTNKFKNKTEKANAEILKMASKYKVNSITMFIPLLIQAPIFFSLYFSVLNLNSSVGSHVLPWISGVHSIDNLHILPLLAGLSQGLSGFTMDGKNLFVYIVPVVIGLVFLWKAPAALSAYWIVNSVSKFLEMKIFSLSIVQRKFLNIPTPEQMAEKTA, encoded by the coding sequence ATGCACATTTTCAGTTCAACTTTCTCATCAATATTAAGCTTTTTAATTAACTTCACAAACGATTGGTTTTTTGCCATAGCTCTATTGACTATTGGAATTAAGATATTTCTTTTTCCATTTTCCTTGAAACAACAACGTGCTCAGTTATTGACATCAAACTTCAATAAAGCGAAATCCATATTAACTAATAAGTTTAAAAATAAAACAGAAAAGGCAAATGCAGAAATATTAAAGATGGCTTCTAAATATAAGGTTAATTCCATTACTATGTTTATTCCCCTTTTAATTCAAGCACCCATCTTCTTCTCTTTATACTTTTCTGTTCTTAATTTAAACTCATCCGTCGGAAGCCATGTCCTGCCCTGGATCTCCGGCGTCCACTCTATAGACAATCTTCACATCCTGCCATTGCTTGCCGGTTTATCCCAAGGGTTAAGCGGATTTACCATGGACGGCAAAAATTTATTCGTTTATATTGTTCCAGTTGTTATCGGATTAGTTTTTCTATGGAAAGCCCCCGCTGCCCTCAGTGCTTACTGGATTGTCAACTCTGTCTCGAAATTCCTTGAGATGAAGATCTTTTCTTTGAGCATTGTCCAACGTAAGTTCCTCAATATCCCTACTCCTGAACAAATGGCAGAAAAAACGGCGTAA
- a CDS encoding aminopeptidase has product MNNYLEKYAHLIVKTGINLQDKQTLVISAPLESAPFTRLVAEKAYLEGARDVVIQWRDELFSKIRYLHGPEEIFDEFPEWQKEFYLSYVHQGAAFLSIAASDPELMKDVNPLRITKAQKASNTALKDYRERLMSNKNTWCVVSIPTAAWSKKVFPDLSEDESIQKLWETIFKTVRVDTDNPVASWEEHKGNLKRRSDLLNSLGLTSLHYKNSLGTDLTIELPENHIWLGGSEYTPEGIEFIANMPTEEVFTLPKKTGVKGKVVSSMPLNYNGNLIENLSLTFEEGRIVDFQAEKGFETLKTLIETDEGSHYLGEVALVPYDSPISNSKLLFYNTLFDENASCHLALGKAYPVCLKNSESLTQEDLSRQGANESLVHVDFMIGTSDLEIIGKTSEGNSIPIFKNGNFAL; this is encoded by the coding sequence ATGAATAATTATTTAGAGAAATACGCACATCTGATTGTAAAGACAGGCATCAACCTCCAAGACAAGCAAACTCTTGTTATTTCTGCTCCTCTTGAATCCGCCCCTTTTACCCGCTTGGTTGCTGAAAAAGCTTATCTGGAAGGCGCGCGGGATGTTGTCATTCAATGGCGTGATGAATTATTTTCCAAAATCCGCTATCTCCATGGTCCGGAGGAAATTTTTGATGAATTTCCAGAGTGGCAAAAGGAATTTTATTTATCCTATGTCCATCAAGGAGCCGCATTCTTGAGTATAGCTGCCTCAGATCCTGAGCTAATGAAGGATGTGAATCCCCTGCGGATCACTAAGGCCCAAAAAGCAAGCAATACGGCTCTTAAAGATTATCGGGAACGACTTATGAGCAACAAAAATACCTGGTGCGTTGTCTCCATACCGACAGCGGCCTGGTCTAAAAAAGTTTTTCCGGACCTTTCTGAGGACGAATCAATCCAAAAGCTCTGGGAGACCATTTTCAAGACGGTCCGTGTTGATACTGATAATCCTGTTGCTTCCTGGGAAGAGCATAAAGGGAATCTGAAAAGACGCAGTGACCTTTTGAATTCCCTGGGCTTAACATCCCTCCATTACAAAAATTCCTTAGGCACCGATTTAACCATAGAGCTTCCTGAAAATCATATTTGGCTGGGCGGTTCCGAATATACTCCTGAGGGAATCGAGTTTATTGCCAATATGCCGACTGAAGAGGTATTTACACTGCCTAAAAAAACAGGCGTCAAGGGCAAAGTCGTTAGTTCAATGCCTCTAAACTATAACGGAAACCTGATAGAAAACCTTTCCCTGACGTTTGAGGAAGGCAGGATTGTCGACTTTCAGGCGGAAAAAGGATTCGAAACCCTTAAGACACTCATTGAGACGGATGAGGGCTCCCATTATCTCGGAGAGGTGGCTTTGGTTCCCTATGATTCACCTATCTCCAATTCCAAACTATTATTCTACAACACTCTCTTCGATGAAAACGCCTCCTGCCATTTGGCCTTAGGAAAAGCCTACCCTGTCTGTCTGAAAAACAGTGAATCACTGACTCAGGAGGACTTATCAAGACAAGGAGCTAACGAATCTCTGGTCCATGTTGACTTCATGATCGGAACAAGCGACCTTGAAATCATTGGGAAAACCTCTGAGGGCAACTCAATTCCAATCTTTAAAAACGGCAATTTCGCTCTGTAA
- a CDS encoding cupin domain-containing protein: protein MIKRSGDLRTDSVSNFRGGQGELQMTHFLETEKDEFKGKGRLFCKNVLKPGSSIGLHEHVGDFETYVVLSGEGLINDNGDLTPVKPGDVIVTNNGEKHSLENTGTVDLEVIALILFD from the coding sequence ATGATTAAACGTTCAGGCGATTTGAGAACAGATTCAGTTTCCAATTTCCGGGGAGGCCAAGGCGAACTTCAAATGACCCATTTTCTTGAAACAGAAAAGGACGAATTTAAGGGCAAAGGGCGGTTATTCTGCAAAAACGTCCTGAAACCTGGCAGCTCCATTGGACTTCACGAACATGTTGGGGATTTCGAGACTTATGTTGTTTTAAGCGGTGAAGGTCTGATCAATGATAACGGAGACTTAACGCCCGTTAAACCCGGTGATGTCATTGTCACTAACAATGGCGAAAAGCATTCCCTTGAAAACACAGGGACTGTCGATTTGGAAGTAATTGCCTTAATCCTATTTGATTAA